CTCTGAAAATTACCAGACAATGTTCTTGAAGTTGTCCGATGCTGGCGGCGAGTACGAGCTCGAGTTCTTCAAAGCATTGGATGATGAATTTAATAAAGTGTTGAAATTTTACAAGGAGAAGGTTCAAGAAGTGAAGGGGGAGGCTGAGGAGCTGAGCAAACAGATGGATGTGCTTATTGCTTTGAGGATCAAGGTGGATAAGCCCGGTGTGGTGCAGAAATTTGCTTCTGAACTTAATACTGGATCCAGTTCTGGTTATTCAGGGCCCGCAACAGTTGTTGCATCCGTAAATGGAGTGAAGCCAGGTAAGGGACTGTGATTTTCTTTTACTTTGTTCATTCTAATGTTTGCTGGTATAACATTTGGAAATCAAAAAATTATAATGGTTTAATGGGGGCAGCAAGCCAACTTCTGTTTCCGATACAAATCCTTCTGTTTTTTGGggaaaataaagaaaaagatATCATTTTCTGATTTTCCCTGCTAAGGAAAGGAACATCTGGCCTGAGTGTTCTTAGGAAAGTTTTCCACTTTAGCCTTACATTTATTTGTTTCACAAATGAAGGGCAAGGTATGGATGCGATTCAAGAAGTTGAGATGAGCAGTGGCGGAATTTCAGGAGACGAACAGACAAGGACCGAGAGTCAAAACAAGAACGCAAGCCGATTTAGGCCAGCTTCATTAGATGTCCTGGGACAGGTGATGATAAACGTTGATCCCGAAACTCCAGTCTCGACTTTGAGAaatgttataatgagttcaaaatcaaacttatcattCAGCGAGGAGGAGCTTAGAAAAGTAGAAGAAAAATTAAGACAGGCTTTTGTCGAATTTTATCAGCAGCTTCGACTCTTGAAAAGTTATTGGTAACAATTCTTTTCCACTCAGTAAATTTTCGGGCACTTTACTGCAACAGAACTATGGTTAACATGGTCTTACGTTATACGACAGTTTCTTGAATATGCTGGCATTTTCCAAGATTATGAAGAAATATGACAAGGTGCACCCACTGTAGTTCCCACTGCCCATTTCAAAGGATGTTTTTTTATGCTCTGGATCCTCATCTTCGGTTTTTTCTTGCAGATTACTTCAAGAAATGCTTCAAAATCTTACTTGGAGATGGTTGATAAGTCGTATCTAGGCAGCTCCGAAGAGGTTATAATCCATTGCGTGGCTCTAGGCTTCATGGTGTATATCGTCGCGTTTTGATTCTTAATTTCACTCTGTTGTTCAGGTTAACAAACTCATAGAAAGACTAGAGGCCGCATTCATTAAGCACTTCACTAATGGAAATCATAGAAAAGGGATGAAATCTTTGAAGCCTAAACATAAAAAAGAAAGGCATAGAACGACTTTTTTCCTCGGTAAGCTAGCTTGTTCATAAGGACTAAGGAGCCTGTCATTTGTACCGTTATTCCAAATTATTCATTCTGAATGCGTATGTAAGTCACTTTGATTAGGTGTATTCACTGGTTGCTCGATAGCACTTGTTGCTGGTATAATTGTCTCCATACATGCCCGGAATATTCTAAATCATCCGGGACGAGGACAATATATGGACACTATATTCCCACTGTACAGGTACCTTTGGAAAGAAAATTCTTCACTTATCCATATCAAGAGTTCAAAATAGCTAATAATTATTGTTGATGCAGTTTGTTTGGATACATTTTTCTACACATGCTCATGTATGGAGCAAATACGTACTTCTGGAAGCGATTCTCAGTTAATTATCCTTTCATCTTTGGATTCAAACCTGGAACTGAATTGGGATTTCGAGAAATCTTTCTTGTTGCTTCAGGGCTTTCAGTACTGGCATTGGCTGCTACACTCGCAAATCTGGACATGGAAATGGATCAAAGAACGGCAAGGTTCCAGATGCTAACCGAGTTGGTTCCACTAGGCCTTGTTGCTGTGAGTTCAGAATAGCCTTGTTTTCTTCTTCACACGAATTTTTCAGCATGATTTCATTGATTAAATGCCATAATCTCTGATGTCGTACTTTTGATGAATGTAATAGGTTGTGCTTCTTATCACCTTCTGTCCCTTCAACATCATATACCTTTCGAGTCGTTTCTTTCTCATTCGATGTGCATGGCACTGCATGCTTGCTCCACTCTATAAGGTATATATGCAGATAAAAGATCAGAAAGTACATGTAAAAAAAAGACATAATTACTTTATGATGAAAGATGATGATGACTGTCTCCTCTTGAACGCCTTTCGCAGGTTACTATGCCCGATTTCTTCTTGGCAGATCAGCTAACAAGCCAGGTTCTAATTTTTCCTGGTTATAACCAAATATCAATTGATACGAAACACTATTGAATAAACTAGCATTCATGTATGTCAGATTCAGGCGATTCGGTGTATTCAATTCTACATTTGCTATTATATATGGGGAGACTTCACTGCAAGATCAACTACATTTGTTCAGAGCAAAACCTTTGAGATTTTCTACATTTGTGTTGCAATAGTTCCTTTCTGGTCGCGTGTTCTTCAGGTAAGATTTTACCCGAATCTTCTGTTTAATCTTGCCCTTTTTAATAACAATAATCTAACTTCTGGTTTCATGAATAAACTCAGTGCCTACGGCGTTTATttgaggaaaaaaatatatcacaGGGCTTCAATAGCCTCAAATACTTTTCCACAGTCGCTGCCCTCATTTTAAGGACAATCTATGATCTCAGACGAGGATCATTTTGGAGAATTTTGGCTGCTTCAAGCTCCGGTTTTACCACGATATATAACACGTATTGGGATATTTTCATCGATTGGGGTCTAATGCAAAGAAACTCCAAGAATCCATGGTTGAGAGACAAGCTTTTGGTGTCAAACAAGGCTGTGTACTTCATTGCGATAGTGAGTCTCGGTaatagttaattatttcatatttcTACAGTCAGTAAAAAAAACTTACCTTAACGAGTGCTTGCAGGTTTTGAacatcctcctgagactggtgtGGATGCAGTTAGTTCTCGATATCCAAGAAGCTCCATTTCTGCACAGGAAAGCCATGGTTGCTCTTGTTGCTTGCTTGGAGATACTTCGTCGTGGAATTTGGAACTTTTTCAGGTTTGATGATGCTTACATTAACATCCTGCAATCCTTAATTCAATGTTGTTTTGATCTGAGTATAAATGTCAAATTGTCGTATGATCGTGGCAGATTGGAGAATGAGCATTTGAACAACGTCGGAAAGTATCGAGCCTTCAAACATGTTCCATTGCCATTTCACTATGCAGATGACAAAATTATGTGACAATAGACAACACAGAACCTCAGATATAGAATTTCTTTTGTATATTCATTTATCCAAAACACTGGATGATTCCTTACTTCTTTGGCATCTAAATCAGCAAACAGTGTGCAGATATAGATAGAAAAACAGATTGCAATGTTTCATATCTGTATCCAATCTCTTTATCCAACCCGACtcgatataaaatattttttatgtcaagtACTATTTTTCACTCAAGATACGGACTAGAGTCAActcattttataaatatatatgtgtaaGACCGTTTCTTGagtaatttttttgtaaatatgttgacaaataatttaattagattattgatttataattttttaatgtatTGTAAcacaaacattttaattatttacaagcaatttaattatatttctaTCTTgagtaatttttcttaaatatatcagtattttttctttcaaaaatatattgtagcaaattttaagatttttttttcaaataattattttaattttatataatattatttaatttaatgaatcacaaaaaaaaatgtaaatacTTATATAGTTCATAATTATCGTGTGTCATTGTAGATTAAAATTTCTCAAATAAATTTccctttaataaaataataaatatttttaatcttatattttaatataattcattactttaattattaataatatatttttgtttaatataatttcaaaaaacaatatatttaaataaatgtataaGAAAAAAtaggaatattatttttttaaaaaaataaattcattaatGATATTGAAAATTGGAGCATTATTAAATATAACGTTAATTCACAtttatttcttttctttggCATGAAATTTTTTACCGAAACTTACCATATGTaacaactatatatatatatatataatatatatagcaacaatagttttatcaaagatttatATTTCAATCGTGGCAGAAGAAAATAGTGCAAGACATGTAGTCTCACTCTATACAAATGAAAAGTGCAATCAAGCGTAGTCAACGAGTTACCTTCAGTTGACAGATTATTACCCAGGCTACATTGTGTCATTTAGCTGCAAGAAAAGTAAAGTTTACATTGACACAAAGTAGCAACAAAATTCATAAGGTCCACGTTCATTTAGGGGAACCAACTCTTTATTTTCGTCTTCTCCATCATGTAACGTTACTAAAGATTCACAAGGCGAGCTTTCTGCCGCTACGGCACCCATACTATCGAGATCCTGGTCCGAATAGATATGACAATGACAGAGGATTATAGGTAGAGGCGTAGAGCTCTCCTTCTTAAGCCCCTGTAGCGCTCTCCTAGCAGCAGAGATGCTTCGAGATATATCTACCATTTCTTCCCCAAGTGGCAATGTTGTTTCCAATTGAGGTTTCGAAATGTCACCTAGCATCTGTTCTTGTGCTATATCGGTGGATTCGACAACCTCCGCCTCCCGTGGGAACAGGACCTCGAGATTTTCGTCACATTCATATACTAATCTTGTCAAAGGATCTGTAGTGAAGAAGTGCTGATGAACAGCAATCTGCGTGAAGGGGAGACTCAGCGACTCCCCAGTTCTTTTATCATATTTCTTCAAGATTTTAATTAAACCTGATGTGCAAGACATTTCCATGGAAGTAGCTATACCTTTGTTACTAGGAACAAAAGGACTTGAAACCCGATAATAAAAAAACCAAACAAGAATTGGCTCCCTTACCTGCAAAATTAAGGGAACTGAAGTTCTTGAGAAGAACCATTTCTCCATGAATAGCGACAGAATCCCGGCGTATCTCCATCATCTCTTCACTAAACTCAGTCTCTAAGGGACTCCATCTCTAGTTCCCTTCTCTTTCACTCGTTCAATAATTTCCTCAAGCGCCTGAGATAACAGCATCAGACAACAATCACACGCTTCAATGTACCATTCTGGAGTAAGCAGGGGGGATCTCAACAGAATTTGGGCCACAAAGcttgaatttttgaaaaattgcgCAAATTCCATGCTTCAGCCTTAACACAAGTGATCCCAATGAAGTTAAACAAGgccataaatttgaaaagacCATCTGAGAGTTTAAACCAATAGATTTCCGCAAACAAGCAGCAGATTTATGCTTATAGTATAAAACACCATGCAGCTTTCAAGCAATTGCACGTCACCATGATGCTGCTTTCATTCGATTCTGACAATTGGAAACGGTCATTACCAATTTCAACTTTGTACCAACAAAATCTCATATGCTATCAGAATGGTACACATTGCCTTCTAATCCGATGCACTCAAAAAGTTCCTTGACCAATTAGCTAACTGCGAGTCTCTCTGACCAATTAGCTAACTGCGAGTCTCTCTCTGGTCTAATTCAAGCCGCCATATAGTCGCTTAACAAAGAGTTAATAAAAGTCTTCCCAGTTGGCGCGaaacaaatttcaagaaaacagTTCTCTTTCCattgatataatatatattctCAAAAGCATACCACTCAGATAGATTAAACAAATCCAATGAAATTGGAATATACCGAATAGATTCTTTTAAACCATTCAACTTCATAGATATTAATATCGACTCACTCACCGAAGCAATATCATCAACCTCGAAAAATCTGGATTTTTTGCATTTAATCTGAATAGATCACACCCCATCTTTATCTCCATTGTCAATtagcctttttttttttgttttccaaTTCATGAACCTAAGACAGCATTTCTCATAGAGTTTATGTTGGGAATTAAAAGCTCTTGGTACGAAAAGTTCGACGATTTCTATGTTGATAAGCAAGATAGAGCCATCTGAGTTTCAGAATCAGAGAAACGATGTCCGAGTATGTAAAACgggaatttttttttcccaacataaattttctattttgattcCACCCACGAAATTCACAGGTCATGATCAATTCATATTAAATTGTCTTAAACTGGATCAGATTCAAGCATGCGAACTAAAACTTCACTCATGGAAAAGGGCAGCACAAAATTCTTCCCACAAACGTAAACTTCCCAACTTTTTTCTCCACAAAAATTATTGgtgaaaaatcgaaaattttcaaaataagagCGCAACCACAAAGATCAAATACCGAACTGCATCAAAAACAAAAACCTGGAATCTTATGATGAAATCCTCCTCCTTATCGACGTAGAAATCGTTGAACTTTTCGAGTTCCTCGTTGAGAATCCCAACAAACCACTCCTCAAGCTTCGGTAGCGGCGGAGGCGGCATCAGCTCCAGGGAGTGGCAGAGTCACGGCGGCGGGTTCCGAAATTTTCTTGAGGAGCATCTTCGACAACTTGTAGCATAGGTACTTGTCGCTCCATTCCGGTAGTGTTTCTTCCAAATGAATCCTAAATTCTTTCCCGAATTCCATAGGTTTTCGACAAATCCGACGTTCGATTGTTAAACGCAGAACCAGACATTGACGCCGATTCCTTTGTTGCAGCAGTGATAAATCCTGTCgaatatttttatgtataatcGTTGAAAATAAATtccataaaattaaattatttggtataatatttgaaatctaGGGGTGTTCAAACTTCGGATAAAACCGAAAAAATCGAAAAACccaaaccgaaaaaaccgaaaatAGAACCGAACCGAAAGCCGAATTTAGTAATTCGGATATAAATGTTAAAACCGAAGTTTATTTGGTTCGGTTTCGGATTATATATGtcaaaaccgaaaaaaccgaaatttcaataaattaatacatttttttatatttttattgatattatatattttgatatgatatttactaaaCGAATAActattttgaataatttttaggtgattgttgtttgtttaattaatttagacaatattttgtttgtttaattaatttagacattatatttaaatatttcactaagaaaacatgtaaaaagttaacatattatattttataatatatttatattattaatttaaataattatattaaaaccgaattaaccgaccgAAATAATCGAACCGTTTTGGTAGAAAACCGAACCGAAGGAAAATGGTTTGGATATCGGATTATATATTTCtaaaaccgaaaaccgaaaaaaccgaaataaaAAACCGAAAACATAACCGAACCAACCGATGAACACCCCTAATTTGGACATGAATCATaaggtagaataaatctttaattacaagatattatttCAAAACAATTTCTTAAAAAGAGTGGAAAAGAAAAGAGAATTTGTGCCACGTTTGaaaattttttgataatattttatatatttgattCTTTATATATAACAAATTTGTATATTGTATGGAATTATTTTttcactttgtgaatttttttcat
The sequence above is a segment of the Primulina tabacum isolate GXHZ01 chromosome 6, ASM2559414v2, whole genome shotgun sequence genome. Coding sequences within it:
- the LOC142549789 gene encoding LOW QUALITY PROTEIN: phosphate transporter PHO1 homolog 3-like (The sequence of the model RefSeq protein was modified relative to this genomic sequence to represent the inferred CDS: deleted 1 base in 1 codon); amino-acid sequence: MKFGRELASQMVPEWQGAYMDYNNLKKLLKEILKFRQQNSLSDPMARTGSLRRRLTMSRAFSGLTSRYNNLKGGSPRKNEEEVILVGSVQQEGSENYQTMFLKLSDAGGEYELEFFKALDDEFNKVLKFYKEKVQEVKGEAEELSKQMDVLIALRIKVDKPGVVQKFASELNTGSSSGYSGPATVVASVNGVKPGQGMDAIQEVEMSSGGISGDEQTRTESQNKNASRFRPASLDVLGQVMINVDPETPVSTLRNVIMSSKSNLSFSEEELRKVEEKLRQAFVEFYQQLRLLKSYCFLNMLAFSKIMKKYDKITSRNASKSYLEMVDKSYLGSSEEVNKLIERLEAAFIKHFTNGNHRKGMKSLKPKHKKERHRTTFFLGVFTGCSIALVAGIIVSIHARNILNHPGRGQYMDTIFPLYSLFGYIFLHMLMYGANTYFWKRFSVNYPFIFGFKPGTELGFREIFLVASGLSVLALAATLANLDMEMDQRTARFQMLTELVPLGLVAVVLLITFCPFNIIYLSSRFFLIRCAWHCMLAPLYKVTMPDFFLADQLTSQIQAIRCIQFYICYYIWGDFTARSTTFVQSKTFEIFYICVAIVPFWSRVLQCLRRLFEEKNISQGFNSLKYFSTVAALILRTIYDLRRGSFWRILAASSSGFTTIYNTYWDIFIDWGLMQRNSKNPWLRDKLLVSNKAVYFIAIVLNILLRLVWMQLVLDIQEAPFLHRKAMVALVACLEILRRGIWNFFRLENEHLNNVGKYRAFKHVPLPFHYADDKIM